The window ACTCGTGGAGGACCTCGGCGGCCGGGGGCCCGAGCGGTCGTACCTGCTCCACCGGTCGGACCGCGTCATCCTCAACCGCTACCTCTTCGGGGCCTTCAGTGGCGAGGAACTGGACGAGATCCAGCGCGAGCTTGAAAACGAGGACTTCCCCTCGTTCACCGCCCGCCTATCCGCCGCCATGGAGCACGCCCGATCGCCCCGATTCGATGTCGCCGAGCGCGCCATCGAGCCCCTCCCCACCGACGGCGGGCCGCGGTGGATTCGTACCCCCGTCTTCCTCCGCGACGCGCGCGGGCCCTACACGTACAACCTCCGGCAGGACCTCGCCGCCATGGCCCGGTATGCGTCGGTGTATGGCGAAGCCGGCGGGACGGCGCTGGGGTTGCTCTGGGAAAAGGCTGCCGTCGCGACAGACAAAACCGACGAGGCGCCGGCCGTCACCGAGCTCATCCCCCTGAATCCTTCCCAGGAGACGGCCGCCGGGGCCTCGCTCCGTCACCCGCTCACCGTCATCACCGGCCCGCCAGGCACAGGGAAGTCGCAGGTCGTGGTCGATCTCCTCGCCGCCTCCATTCTCTCCGGCCAGCCGATCCTCTTCGCGAGCAAAAATAATCAGGCGGTGGATGTCGTCCGCCAGCGGCTTCGCGAGGCGCTGGGGGAGGAGATGGACTTCAGCCTGCGCGTCGGCAACCGCGAGGCGATGGACGCGATGGCGCCCGAGATCCAGGAGCGCCTCGGCCGGCTGATGGAGGCCGGCCCGCCGAACGATGGAAAAAAGGCCCGGCAACGACTCGCGCGCATCCAGAAAAAAATCGCCACCCACGACGCCCGGCCGCCTACCCCGAAAACGGCGGCCACCCGTGAGGCGAAACGGCGCGCCCTGAAGGACGAACTGGCCGACGCCACACGCCAGCTCTGCCGGGTCGTCTGGGCCGAGCGGCTCTACCGCAACGCCGCCACCGTCCGCCGCGCGCTGAAGGACTACCGCGAGGCGCTGCGCGAAGTGGGCGGGCGGGGGAGCGCCTTCATCCAGTCGCTCGACCGCCTCGCCGCGGCGCAGCGCACCCTGGCCGGTTTTTTTCCCATATGGATCACCACGGCCCTCTCCGTCCGCAACGCCGTGCCGCTCCGCGCCGCGCAGTTCGACCATGTGGTGATCGACGAGGCCAGCCAGTGCGACATTGCCTCCGCGGCGCCGCTCCTCTACCGGGCGAAGCGGGCGACGATCATCGGCGATCCTCACCAATTCCGGCACATTGCCGGCATCGATGAAACCGTCGAGGCCGCCCTCGCGACGAGCGAGGGGCTGCTGCCGGAGTGGTCGTACGTGACCCACTCGCTGTTCGACGTGGCGGCCCGTGCCTTCGAGCGGGCTGGCCGGCGGGAGCCGCTGTTTCTGGAAGAGCACTACCGCAGCCACCCGGACATCATCTCCTTCTCCAACACCCAGTTCTACGGCGGCCGGCTGACGATCCGGACGGATCTGGAGGCCATGGGTCGCCGGCTGCCGGGTGTCGAACCCGGCGTGTTCTGGTTGGATATTCGTGGGAACGTCCCGCCGTCAACGCGGAGCGCCTACAACCTCGACGAGATCGACGCCGTGATGGGGTATGTGGGGATGCTGATGACCACCGCCGGCGCCGACGTGAGCATCGGCATCGTTACCCCGTTCCGGGCGCAGACGGACAGGCTGAAGTCGAAAGTACGCGACGCCCCCTGGTACGACGTCGCGGACCGCCGGCTGCGCGTGGGCACGTCACATACGTTCCAGGGGGATGAGTGCGACATCGTCGTGTTTTCGCCTGTCGTGGCGGATGGCATCCGCGCCGGCGCGCGGGACTGGGCGGCCACCACGGAGTCGCTCCTGAATGTCGCTGTAACCCGCGCCCGCGCGGCGTTGCACATCGTCGGGGACCGCGCCGCGTGTGAGGAGGCCGGCGGGGCGCTGGCGGCGCTGGCGCGGCATGCGCGGCATCTCGACATGAACAAGAAGGTTGATTAGGTGCCTTTTGCAACCTTCTCCTCCCAGCGCAGCGGATTCAGCTTCCGCCTCCGAACGGACCGGACGGGCGGCCCCTCCGAACCACAACAAAGGCCGGCCTCCACGCGGAAGACCGGCCTCGGGTTGCCCTGAGAGGGCTCGAACCTCTAACCTCCTGATCCAGAGTCAGGCGCTCTGCCAGTTGAGCTACAGGGCAGCGGAGTAAGTGCAAAAGGCAAAGTGAAAAGGGCAAAATGGGTGCCTTCCTTCTTATTTTGCACAGGGTGCTGAAATGCACTCATTGGGGTGCGGTTCCTAGGGGGAAAATCTTCGTGGGAGATTCAGCGATTGCCGGTGTGCCAGGCATTCAACGGCGTCACGTAAAGCGTCTAGTTCCCCGGCTCCTGGCCACCCATGAGCACCTCCACGCAGGCCGTCGTCACCTGGCCCACGAGCGCCGCGTCCATCTGAGCGCCCAGCATCGAGCGGGCCTTACAGAGTTCGACCGCCGTCGCCCCCTCCACATCCCGCAGGTTCGCGCGCGACAGATTGGCGCCGGTGAGGCTCGCGCCCTCCAGGTTGACGCCATCCAGGTTCGCACCACGCAGATCGGCCCGATCCAAATTGGCCCGAAGGAGGATCGCGCCCATCAACGTAGCACCTTTCAGATCCGCCCCCTGCAAATTGGTCGCCGTGAGATCCGCGTTATCCAGCTGCGCCGAAAACAGCGTCGCCCGCTCCAGATGCGCCGCCTGCAGGCGCGCGCCGCGCAGGTCGGCGCCATCCAGATTCGCCCGTTCGAGGCTCATCCCGCGCAGATTCTGGCCGCGCAAATCGGCCGACGCGAGCTGGACCGACGGGAGTTCAACCGGGCCATAAAACAGCAGACCCCAGGCCAGTCCGCAACACGCCAGAACCACGACCGCCTGCCGCGTGCGCTGGTCCTGCCGGGCCTCTTCCCACAGAAACGGCCGCGGCTTCAGCCCCCGTAAGGTCGTTGCGCCCGTTTTGTAGAACGCAATGCCCAGCCAGATGCTCGCCGCGAACAGCAGGAGATGATACGCCGTGAACGGCCCGTGATGCCGGGGAAGATATCCCCACATGAAATACAGCAGCGTCAACGGCACCACCGCCCAGGCCGTAAACAACAGCACGCCCCGCTGGAGCCGGTAAAACGGGATGGGGATATCTTCCAACTGCGGGATGTGCGAACGGATGAGACCGTTCATGAGCCAGGGAAACACCTTCTTGTCGACCGATTTCCCATCCGGGAAGACGGCCGGGAACAGGGCCAGGTCCTCCCACAGCCGCTGGATGTACAGGTGGAAAAACACGAACAACAGAAACACCGCGAGTGGGCCGATCAGGTAGAAGCCAGAGATCGGGATCAGCGTCCCCAGCACGGGCAGCGGCGCAGACGCCGTCCGCGTGACCAGGTGGATGTCTTGCGTCGAAACCACCCCCAGCCAGGTGTACAGGCAACACGCCAGCATGCCCAGGTAAAGCTGGCTCGCCTTGCGCGAGGCGGACTCCACGTGGTCCAGCCAGTCCAGCTTCTCAATCCCTTCCGGCAGCTCCGCGCCCGACACGTTCGCCCCGCGTAGCTGGTTGATCTGCAACCCCCGCGCCCCAAGCACATTCGCCTCCTGCAAGTTGGCCTCGTGCAACACGGCGTGGGTGAGGATCGCGTTGTGAAGGTTCGCCCGGCCCAGGTTTGTGCCCTGCATGTTCGCCAGCGACAACCGGGCTTCCTGTAGATTCGCCCGGCTCATGTTCGCCTTCTGGAGGCTTGCCTCCCGCAGGTTCGCGCGGAAGAGATTGGCCTGCGTCAGATTCGCACCCTGCAAATTCGCCAGCGACAGCCGCGCGCCCTGCAACTCGGTTTCCCACAAACTCGCCTTCTGCAGGTTGGCGCCGCCGAGTAGACTGCCCTGGAGATTCGCCTTCGACAGGCTAGCGCCCTGTAGATTGGCCTTGGAGAGATTGGCCTGGTAGAGATTGGCTTCGGAAAGATTGACGCCGTGGAGATCGAGCCCGCCCAGGTTCGCCCGCTCCAGATTTGCCCGCCGGCCCAGCTTCCCGGCCGAATCCACCCACGCGCGGTGCTCCTCGAGCAACCGATTCAACTCGGCCGTCGAGATCTCGATAAAAAAGGTCGGCTCAGAATCGTAGTCGGCCGGCGTCGTCCGGCCCAGGCCGCGCGTATTGGGGTCGCTATCCATGGATTGGGGTCAGTAGAAATCGATGGCACGAAAGGCCCCGGACTCGTCGAGAAGCTACCGGAGTACGTTGATTTCGTTCCGGCTACTCGGTGTTGCTGTATATTCGGGGAGGTTACAGGTTGACCATCTCCAACCTGCAATCCTTCGAGTCCGTCGGCTAACGCCGCCGTCCCTCAGGACAGACCTGCCAACCTGCAACCTGCAACCATCCCCATGCCAACCTACACCGACCCCCGTTACACCGCACTGCTCACCGACGAGCGGGAGGCACTGGTTCGTCTTAGGAGCCTGTTGGGGCGCACCGAGGAGGAGGCGCAGACGCTCCGCCGGCTGGACGATATCGTCGACAACCTCGACGCGTTGTTCCTTCTCGTGGTCGTGGGCGAGTTCAACGCCGGGAAGTCCAGCGTGATCAATGCCCTCTTCGGCGAGAAAATCATGGAGGAGGGGCCGATCCCCACCACCGCGAAGGTGACGGTCATCCGCCACGGGGAGGCTCGGATGGACCGCCAGGTTTCCGAGTTCCTGGTCGAGCGCCGGCACCCGTCGCCGCTGCTCCGCAGCATGAACCTGGTGGATACGCCCGGCACCAACTCGATCGTCCGCGAGCACGAAACGATCACGGAAAACTTCATCCCCCGGGCGGACCTCGTGCTGTTTGTCACGTCTTACGACCGCCCGTTGTCCGAGTCGGAGCGCGCTTTCCTGTCCTTCATCCGGGATGCCTGGGGCAAGCGCCTGGTGTTCGTGGTCAATAAAGTGGACCTCGCCCGCACCGAGGCGATGCTCCAGCAAGTGCTCGAACATGTCGCTGCCGGCTGCCGAGATGTCCTGCATTTCTCCCCGCCCATCTTCCCCGTCAGCGCCGAGCTGGCGTACGAGGCGAAACAGCTGCCAACGGGCCCCGAGCGCGACGAGCGGTGGGCCAGAAGCCGCTACGGGGCCTTCGAGGCGTTTATCGACGAGATCCTCACCGACACTGAGCGCATGGCCCTCAAGTTCAACGCCCCGCTCGACGCCGGCCAGCGCCTGCTCGAACACCTCGGCGCCCGGATGACCGCCCGCGCTCAGGTGTTGGGGGAAGACGAAGCCAACCTCGCGCAGCTCGATCAGCACATGGCCGCCGCGCGCTCCGAACTCACCGAGGGCTACACCCGCCGGCTCACGGAAGTGGACAACCTCTTCCTCCAGATGGAAAAACGCGGCGTCCAGTTCCTGGAAGACACGATCCGCATCTCCAAAATCGGGATGCTGAAAAATCGCGACCTGTTCAAGGAGGAGTTCGGCCGGCAGGTCATCCAGGACACCGACCAGCAGATCGAAGCCCAGGTCACCCAGGCCGTCGACGCCCTCCTCAAACAGGCGCTCAACCTCTGGAACCAGACGCTCAACGAATTCGCCGACCGCGTCCGCCGCGTTGCCGGGCCCACGAACTCCCAGCGGGGCGCCTTTTTCTACAACCGCGAAGAGCTGTTCCATGGCATCATGCGCGAGGCCGGCCGCAAGATCGAACTCTATAACCTGCGTGAAGAGGCCCGGCGCATCCTCGAAAACGCCCGCAACGCCGCCCAGATGTTCGTCGGCGCCGAGGCCGTGGCCGTGGGCATCGGCGCGCTCACGACGATCGTCATCAGCGCCACGGCGCTCGACGTGACGGGAGGCTTCATCGCCGCCGGCGTGCTTGCCGTCGTCGGCCTCATCTTCCTCCCGCGCCAGAAACGCCGCGCGATCGACGAGTTTCGGCAACGGGTGGAGGCCCTCCGCAAGGATGTGCGCCACGCCCTCGACGAGCAACTCGGCCAGGAAGTCGAGACTTCCCTCGAACGGGTCCATGAGACCATCCGGCCGTACAGCGCGTTTGTACATCACGAACGCCGGCTGGTAGATGAAGTCGCCGCCGAAAAAAAGGCCATCGAAACACGCCTCGGCGAGCTCCGCCAGCGGGTCAACCGGGACGTCGGAACGGTGGGGCTGGCGTCGTGAGGTGTGTGGATTCTACCCTATCCGTTACCCTTCATGAGGCATTTCTTTTTCATGCTGTATGGGATCGTGCTCGCCGTGGCGCCTACAGTAGCGCCGGCGGCAGGGCAAATCACGCACTTCATCCCGTCTGATTCGGAAGTCGACTCCACCCGCCTGGTCGATCCGGAATTCGGGTACGATACGGACTTCGACGTCGGCATCAGCCGCATCGAGAACGCGGACGGCAAGCGCAACCCCTATTTTGCCACGGCCCTCCTGCCCGAGTTCTCCTACGGCCTCTACAGCGCCGGCCTCCTCCTCAAGCTCCACTACAACCTGAAGGGGGGAGGAACACGAAAGGAGGATTACGACACATTCAGCGACTTCCTCAGCATCATTCGCTACATCCAGTACGCCGAAAAACGCGAAGGCGACCGCTACGCACGATTCGGCGAACTCGAAGACGCCACGCTGGGCTACGGACAGTTCATCAACTTCTTCCGCAACTCCACCAGCCTCGACAACCAGAAGCGCGGCCTGGAAGGGTACTACCGCCTGGGTAATTTTCAGGCCGAAGCCGTTTACTCCAACCTCCTCGCCGCCGAGGTGTACGGCCTCAGGGGCTCTTATAAACCTTTTTTCGCGGACCCCTCCCATCGCTGGCAGTTCCTCGACGTGGGCGTCAGCCTGGCCGGCGACATCAGCCGGCAGGGCACGCTCGTCAATCCTGACCTCCCCGGCTTCCCCTTTCTCACCGACCCGTCCCTCCAACGCCCCGACGTGCTCGACACCCCGGTCGGTGAACGTGCCTCGCGGATCGCCATGGTCGGCGTGGACTTCGGCCTGCCGATGCTGACCACCGAAACCTCCCAGACACTCGCCTACCTCGAGCTGGCCCAGATTCTCAACTACGGGCGTGGGGTATCGGTAGGGGTTCTGGGAGATTGGATGCTCGAGAACGACCTGCGCCTCTCCGCGCAGCTCGAACAGCGGCTGCTCGGAAAGCAGTACCTGGCCAGCTACTTCAACGCCCTGTACGAGGTTGAACGTTTTCGCCGCGTCGGGCTCGATGCCGACGGCGAAACCATCGATGCCCTCAATACCAAGCAGAATTTGCTCCTCTCGTACGATCGAGCCCGCCTTGGCACCTACCTCTCCATGTCCTGGCGTTTCCAACGAGCGCTCCAGTTCACCTGGAGCTACGAGTACATCTGGAATCAAGACAACAACGGCTGGTTTCACCTGGACGCACGGGTAAAATCAAAGGACCTGCCCGTATTCGTCCGCTTCTCGTTCGACCAGGTACGCGCCCAGCCGCTCCAGGCTCAGACGAGCACCGGGCGCAACATCACGTTGCTCCGCTTCGACGGCGCTTACCAGTTCTTCAAGTACATCATGCTCGGCTTCGGCTTTCGCCACAGCTACGAGCCCGTCTTCGACCGCGGCATCCCTACCGGCCTCAAACGCCGCCGGCGCGTCGAGCCCCGGATGCGGGTGATCCTTCCGCTGTAGCAAAACGCTCCAGCGATTAAAAATCACAGATGAAAGATTCGAGGGATTTGGAACACAGGCCGGCGTGTAGTCTACCATCTGCGCTTTTTGTCGATTACTCCTTTAATCACTTCGATCTTTAATTTTTAATCCCAGATACATTGTCGTCCGACCTCACATCCGATGAAC of the Rhodothermales bacterium genome contains:
- a CDS encoding DEAD/DEAH box helicase, which produces DPLPQRLAAHYLACVEAEDRRSLQLRLEDQGRRFIAPWSGNESFQHQGLDSVFCRPAGDAERAFLTKGTADARGADTGFYGYPLWFDGKDRLSPLFILPVLVEDLGGRGPERSYLLHRSDRVILNRYLFGAFSGEELDEIQRELENEDFPSFTARLSAAMEHARSPRFDVAERAIEPLPTDGGPRWIRTPVFLRDARGPYTYNLRQDLAAMARYASVYGEAGGTALGLLWEKAAVATDKTDEAPAVTELIPLNPSQETAAGASLRHPLTVITGPPGTGKSQVVVDLLAASILSGQPILFASKNNQAVDVVRQRLREALGEEMDFSLRVGNREAMDAMAPEIQERLGRLMEAGPPNDGKKARQRLARIQKKIATHDARPPTPKTAATREAKRRALKDELADATRQLCRVVWAERLYRNAATVRRALKDYREALREVGGRGSAFIQSLDRLAAAQRTLAGFFPIWITTALSVRNAVPLRAAQFDHVVIDEASQCDIASAAPLLYRAKRATIIGDPHQFRHIAGIDETVEAALATSEGLLPEWSYVTHSLFDVAARAFERAGRREPLFLEEHYRSHPDIISFSNTQFYGGRLTIRTDLEAMGRRLPGVEPGVFWLDIRGNVPPSTRSAYNLDEIDAVMGYVGMLMTTAGADVSIGIVTPFRAQTDRLKSKVRDAPWYDVADRRLRVGTSHTFQGDECDIVVFSPVVADGIRAGARDWAATTESLLNVAVTRARAALHIVGDRAACEEAGGALAALARHARHLDMNKKVD
- a CDS encoding pentapeptide repeat-containing protein; its protein translation is MDSDPNTRGLGRTTPADYDSEPTFFIEISTAELNRLLEEHRAWVDSAGKLGRRANLERANLGGLDLHGVNLSEANLYQANLSKANLQGASLSKANLQGSLLGGANLQKASLWETELQGARLSLANLQGANLTQANLFRANLREASLQKANMSRANLQEARLSLANMQGTNLGRANLHNAILTHAVLHEANLQEANVLGARGLQINQLRGANVSGAELPEGIEKLDWLDHVESASRKASQLYLGMLACCLYTWLGVVSTQDIHLVTRTASAPLPVLGTLIPISGFYLIGPLAVFLLFVFFHLYIQRLWEDLALFPAVFPDGKSVDKKVFPWLMNGLIRSHIPQLEDIPIPFYRLQRGVLLFTAWAVVPLTLLYFMWGYLPRHHGPFTAYHLLLFAASIWLGIAFYKTGATTLRGLKPRPFLWEEARQDQRTRQAVVVLACCGLAWGLLFYGPVELPSVQLASADLRGQNLRGMSLERANLDGADLRGARLQAAHLERATLFSAQLDNADLTATNLQGADLKGATLMGAILLRANLDRADLRGANLDGVNLEGASLTGANLSRANLRDVEGATAVELCKARSMLGAQMDAALVGQVTTACVEVLMGGQEPGN
- a CDS encoding dynamin family protein, translated to MPTYTDPRYTALLTDEREALVRLRSLLGRTEEEAQTLRRLDDIVDNLDALFLLVVVGEFNAGKSSVINALFGEKIMEEGPIPTTAKVTVIRHGEARMDRQVSEFLVERRHPSPLLRSMNLVDTPGTNSIVREHETITENFIPRADLVLFVTSYDRPLSESERAFLSFIRDAWGKRLVFVVNKVDLARTEAMLQQVLEHVAAGCRDVLHFSPPIFPVSAELAYEAKQLPTGPERDERWARSRYGAFEAFIDEILTDTERMALKFNAPLDAGQRLLEHLGARMTARAQVLGEDEANLAQLDQHMAAARSELTEGYTRRLTEVDNLFLQMEKRGVQFLEDTIRISKIGMLKNRDLFKEEFGRQVIQDTDQQIEAQVTQAVDALLKQALNLWNQTLNEFADRVRRVAGPTNSQRGAFFYNREELFHGIMREAGRKIELYNLREEARRILENARNAAQMFVGAEAVAVGIGALTTIVISATALDVTGGFIAAGVLAVVGLIFLPRQKRRAIDEFRQRVEALRKDVRHALDEQLGQEVETSLERVHETIRPYSAFVHHERRLVDEVAAEKKAIETRLGELRQRVNRDVGTVGLAS